Proteins from a genomic interval of Sphingobacterium lactis:
- a CDS encoding N-6 DNA methylase produces MGFSKKQHLQLNIDALRIAFKLEKEKRQATVGERLLMMRYSGFGGLKFVLNPVENEIDINHWRKTEHDLFPLTQELHQLLKENSEDDKQYRRYVDSMKSSVLTAFYTPPKVIDAISSALRDKGLHIDKFLEPSAGIGSFIQSFSENQKASVTAYEKDLLTGKILKQLYPESNIRINGFEEIPEREQNNYDIIASNIPFGDTSVFDLSYSRSRNSAKEQAARSIHNYFFLKGADMLREGGLLAYITSQGILNSPKNEPIRRALMQDNNLVSVVRLPNNLFTEYAGTEVGSDLIILQKNTAKQNLTDREDLFCQSKPTEYNTPGNALFQDGTRIIHTDQKLDTDPYGQPALIYTHKDGVEGIAKDLKQMLSEDFGNHLNLNLYKGERNDEPMIQIPIEPKVTPPVIDPAIVQQKPQLITTPVVHQESPQELKQLSIFDLFESAGEPVMVLAPPKRTTQNKRQSSNKRRGTIGRQPDLFSSARQQPYTPLKSNGATNGKSQVNSKKQEAIGDLFSQINGNGQSDKTAIPVTDINTVPEPAPYSGELQLFHRNDCLVVDNGWVGYLQEVDKEDKKAIFHPLQLPSAQKARAEAYIAVRDSYINLYQKEAEKQTEHREERETLNLLYDAFTKKYGNLNTADNAKLIKTDSAGKEIPYLERVIGGIIHKADIFSRPVSFSTTTLATDNPEEALAASLNKYGNVDLDFMSEISSLPADTLKEALHGRLFYNPLQQEYEIAERWIAGNVVEKADEVRAYLENYPDDTEAKESLTALEEARPKRIEFEELDFNLGERWIPTGIYARFASHLFDADVLVHYSESSDDFSVKCHQGNMHIWEKYAVKAESRTFDGIALLKHALVNTTPDITKKVMVGDQEVKVRDMEAIQMANTKIDEIRTAFTDWLHAQNDEFKNRLTDQYNDTFNCFVRPNYDGSHQEFPGLDRKGAGIEDLYSSQKDTVWMIKLNNGAICDHEVGAGKTLIMCTAAQEMKRLGLAHKPMIIGLKANIPAIAEDYRKAYPHAKILYPGIDDFTPKKRLRIFGDIKNNDWDCVILTHDQFGMIPQSPEIQKEILEIELDSVERNLDALKSQGKEVTRGMLAGVIKRKENLEVKLKTLQHDIENRKDDIVDFKMMGIDHLFVDESHQFKNLMFNTRHTRVAGLGNVDGSQKALNLLFAIRTIQERTNADMGATFLSGTTISNSLTELYLLFKYLRPRALEKQGIHSFDAWAAIYARKTTDYEFSVANNIVAKERFRYFIKVPELAQFYSEITDYRTAKDIGIDRPNKNEVLYNIPPTPDQEAFIQSLMAFAKTGDATLLGREPLSQREEKAKMLIATDYARKMSLDMRMVSGIYDDHPDNKASHCAVNIAKFYNQFNAQKGTQFVFSDLGTYKPGEWNVYSEIKRKLVEDHGIPAHEVRFIQEAKNDKQRKELINGMNEGKIRVLFGSTSMLGTGVNAQKRAVAVHHLDTPWRPSDLAQRDGRAIRKGNEIAKFFADNKVAVIIYAVEKSLDSYKFNLLYNKQLFIDQLKTNNLTKRTIDEGSMDEKSGMNFSEYVAILSGNTDLLDKAKLEKQIAGLESEKQAFNRSKSSAKFKVQDYMEMLQSTQSRLSRMSTDWENLQQRLQKRSDGTIENPVLLDGLPPNANPKQIGAKLNEIANKARTAGDYREIGNLYGFQLLVKTELPKDNSTLERVNRFFITGEGNIKYTYNNGLMAKDPETAAMNFLRALEKLPGFVKQEQEKIAEIQKDLPMLQEVVNGTWAKESRLSELKTELAAVERKIQLSITPETKQDASEQAEKQNEAPKVQESIIRTKGVHSPRGVL; encoded by the coding sequence ATGGGCTTCAGTAAAAAGCAACATCTCCAACTGAATATTGATGCCCTGCGAATTGCTTTTAAACTGGAAAAGGAGAAACGCCAAGCCACCGTAGGCGAAAGACTGCTAATGATGCGATACAGCGGATTTGGCGGTCTTAAATTCGTTCTGAACCCCGTAGAAAACGAAATAGACATCAATCATTGGAGAAAAACAGAACACGACCTTTTTCCATTAACGCAGGAACTCCACCAATTACTCAAAGAAAATTCCGAAGACGATAAGCAGTACCGCAGGTATGTGGACAGTATGAAAAGTTCCGTACTGACGGCTTTTTATACCCCGCCAAAGGTTATAGATGCCATTTCATCCGCCTTGCGGGATAAGGGTCTGCATATTGATAAATTCCTCGAACCCTCCGCAGGTATCGGCTCATTCATCCAATCCTTTTCGGAAAATCAGAAAGCCAGTGTTACCGCCTATGAAAAAGACTTGCTCACAGGTAAGATTTTAAAGCAGCTTTATCCTGAAAGCAATATCCGTATCAACGGTTTTGAGGAAATTCCCGAAAGGGAACAAAACAACTATGATATAATCGCCAGTAATATACCGTTCGGCGATACTTCTGTATTTGACCTTTCTTATTCACGCAGCAGAAACAGCGCAAAGGAACAGGCTGCCCGAAGCATACACAATTACTTTTTTCTGAAAGGTGCTGATATGCTCCGTGAGGGTGGTTTGTTGGCTTACATCACTTCGCAGGGCATTCTGAATAGCCCTAAGAACGAACCCATACGCAGGGCGTTGATGCAGGATAATAATTTGGTTTCGGTTGTAAGACTGCCCAACAATCTGTTTACCGAATATGCAGGTACGGAAGTGGGCAGCGACCTGATTATCCTGCAAAAAAATACGGCAAAACAAAATCTGACCGACAGGGAAGATCTGTTTTGCCAAAGCAAGCCAACCGAATACAATACGCCGGGCAATGCGCTCTTTCAGGACGGTACAAGAATTATCCATACCGACCAAAAATTAGATACCGACCCATACGGTCAACCTGCCTTAATCTATACGCATAAAGACGGTGTTGAGGGTATTGCCAAAGATTTAAAACAAATGCTTTCCGAAGATTTTGGGAACCATCTGAATTTGAATTTATACAAAGGCGAACGCAATGATGAGCCTATGATACAAATTCCGATTGAACCAAAGGTTACACCTCCGGTCATAGACCCTGCAATCGTTCAGCAAAAACCGCAGCTTATAACCACTCCGGTAGTCCATCAGGAAAGCCCACAGGAACTAAAACAACTAAGCATTTTTGACCTGTTTGAAAGTGCGGGTGAGCCTGTAATGGTGCTTGCTCCACCTAAAAGAACTACCCAAAACAAAAGGCAAAGTAGTAATAAAAGAAGAGGCACAATAGGTCGTCAACCCGACCTGTTCAGCAGTGCCCGGCAGCAACCTTATACACCGCTAAAATCCAATGGTGCTACCAATGGAAAAAGCCAAGTAAACAGCAAAAAACAGGAAGCCATCGGCGACCTGTTTTCACAAATAAACGGCAATGGCCAGTCTGATAAGACTGCCATTCCCGTTACCGATATTAACACCGTTCCTGAACCTGCTCCGTATAGCGGCGAACTGCAATTATTCCACCGGAATGATTGCCTTGTGGTGGATAACGGTTGGGTCGGCTATTTGCAAGAGGTGGATAAGGAAGACAAAAAAGCTATCTTTCATCCATTGCAATTGCCGTCGGCACAGAAAGCAAGAGCCGAAGCCTACATAGCCGTAAGGGACAGTTATATCAACCTGTACCAAAAAGAAGCTGAAAAACAGACCGAACACAGGGAAGAACGGGAAACCCTGAACCTGCTGTACGATGCCTTTACCAAAAAATACGGCAATCTCAATACTGCCGACAATGCCAAGCTGATAAAAACAGACAGTGCAGGTAAAGAAATCCCCTATCTGGAGCGTGTCATTGGCGGCATAATCCATAAAGCGGATATTTTCAGCCGTCCGGTCAGTTTCTCTACTACCACGTTAGCAACCGACAATCCCGAAGAGGCTTTAGCTGCCTCCCTGAACAAATACGGAAATGTGGATTTGGACTTTATGTCCGAAATCAGCAGCCTGCCTGCCGATACCCTGAAAGAAGCCCTGCACGGGCGGTTGTTCTACAATCCGCTACAACAGGAATATGAAATAGCCGAACGTTGGATTGCAGGCAACGTGGTGGAGAAAGCAGATGAAGTAAGAGCCTATCTCGAAAACTATCCCGATGATACCGAAGCCAAAGAAAGCCTTACCGCTTTAGAGGAAGCCCGACCAAAACGTATCGAATTTGAGGAACTGGATTTTAACCTCGGCGAACGGTGGATACCTACCGGAATTTATGCCCGTTTCGCTTCGCATTTGTTCGATGCGGATGTACTGGTTCATTACTCCGAAAGCTCCGACGACTTTTCCGTAAAGTGTCATCAGGGCAATATGCACATTTGGGAAAAATATGCGGTCAAAGCGGAAAGCCGCACGTTTGACGGTATTGCCCTGCTTAAACACGCCCTTGTCAATACCACGCCTGATATTACCAAAAAAGTAATGGTTGGCGACCAAGAGGTTAAAGTACGGGATATGGAAGCCATACAAATGGCGAACACCAAGATTGACGAAATCCGTACCGCCTTTACCGACTGGCTACACGCACAGAACGATGAGTTTAAAAACAGGCTGACCGACCAGTACAACGATACCTTTAATTGTTTCGTTCGCCCAAACTATGACGGAAGCCATCAGGAATTTCCGGGATTAGACCGCAAGGGAGCAGGCATTGAAGACCTGTATTCAAGTCAAAAGGACACCGTTTGGATGATAAAGCTGAACAACGGTGCTATCTGCGACCACGAAGTAGGCGCAGGAAAAACGCTGATAATGTGTACCGCAGCGCAGGAAATGAAGCGTTTGGGATTAGCCCATAAGCCGATGATTATCGGGCTGAAAGCAAATATACCTGCCATTGCCGAAGACTACCGTAAAGCCTATCCACACGCCAAAATCCTTTATCCGGGTATTGATGATTTTACGCCGAAAAAACGCCTGCGGATTTTCGGGGATATTAAAAATAATGATTGGGATTGCGTGATACTTACGCACGACCAGTTCGGAATGATACCGCAATCGCCCGAAATACAAAAGGAAATCCTCGAAATAGAACTGGACAGCGTAGAGCGCAATCTCGATGCCCTGAAATCGCAGGGCAAGGAAGTGACAAGGGGAATGCTCGCCGGGGTAATCAAGCGGAAAGAAAATCTTGAAGTAAAGCTGAAAACGCTGCAACACGATATTGAAAACCGTAAGGATGATATTGTGGACTTTAAGATGATGGGCATAGACCATTTGTTTGTGGACGAAAGCCACCAGTTCAAAAACCTGATGTTCAACACCCGTCATACACGGGTTGCCGGATTGGGTAACGTGGACGGCAGCCAAAAGGCACTGAACCTGCTTTTTGCAATCCGCACCATTCAGGAGCGTACCAATGCGGATATGGGCGCAACCTTTCTTTCGGGTACGACCATCAGCAATTCATTAACGGAGCTGTACCTACTGTTCAAATATCTGCGTCCCCGTGCATTGGAAAAACAGGGCATTCATTCTTTTGATGCGTGGGCAGCTATCTATGCAAGGAAAACGACCGATTATGAATTTTCGGTAGCTAACAATATTGTAGCAAAAGAGCGTTTCCGCTACTTTATCAAAGTGCCGGAACTTGCGCAGTTCTATTCTGAAATCACGGATTACAGAACGGCAAAGGATATTGGTATTGACCGACCCAACAAGAACGAGGTATTATACAATATACCGCCAACGCCCGACCAAGAAGCCTTTATCCAAAGCCTGATGGCTTTTGCCAAAACGGGCGATGCTACTTTGCTCGGAAGAGAACCATTATCGCAAAGGGAAGAAAAAGCAAAGATGCTCATTGCGACGGACTATGCCCGTAAGATGTCGCTCGATATGCGTATGGTAAGTGGTATATACGACGACCATCCCGACAACAAGGCTTCGCATTGTGCGGTAAATATCGCCAAGTTTTACAACCAGTTCAACGCACAGAAAGGAACGCAGTTCGTTTTCTCCGATTTGGGAACCTACAAGCCCGGCGAATGGAACGTGTACTCCGAAATAAAACGCAAACTCGTGGAGGACCACGGCATACCTGCGCACGAAGTAAGGTTTATTCAGGAAGCGAAAAATGATAAGCAACGTAAGGAACTTATCAACGGAATGAACGAGGGCAAAATCCGTGTACTGTTCGGTTCTACAAGTATGCTCGGAACTGGCGTAAACGCACAGAAAAGAGCTGTTGCCGTTCATCATTTAGATACACCGTGGCGACCGTCTGACCTTGCCCAAAGGGACGGGCGGGCAATCAGAAAAGGCAATGAGATTGCCAAATTCTTTGCCGATAATAAAGTTGCTGTGATTATCTATGCAGTTGAAAAATCGTTGGACAGTTACAAATTCAACCTGCTGTATAATAAGCAGCTTTTCATCGACCAGTTAAAGACTAACAACCTGACTAAAAGAACGATTGACGAGGGAAGTATGGACGAAAAATCGGGAATGAACTTTTCGGAATATGTGGCAATCCTGTCAGGAAATACAGACCTGTTGGATAAAGCCAAACTGGAAAAACAGATTGCCGGACTGGAAAGCGAAAAGCAGGCGTTCAACCGCTCTAAATCCAGTGCCAAATTTAAGGTACAGGATTATATGGAAATGTTGCAAAGCACTCAATCCCGTTTGAGCCGGATGAGTACCGACTGGGAAAACTTACAGCAACGCCTGCAAAAGCGTTCGGACGGTACAATCGAAAACCCTGTGCTGTTAGATGGCTTGCCGCCCAATGCAAATCCGAAACAAATAGGCGCAAAACTGAACGAGATTGCGAACAAAGCCCGCACGGCAGGCGACTATCGTGAAATAGGCAACCTCTACGGGTTTCAATTATTGGTTAAAACAGAACTTCCAAAGGATAATTCAACACTCGAAAGGGTCAATAGATTTTTTATAACTGGCGAGGGCAATATCAAGTACACCTACAATAACGGTCTGATGGCAAAAGACCCCGAAACCGCCGCAATGAATTTTTTAAGGGCTTTGGAAAAACTGCCGGGCTTTGTGAAGCAGGAGCAGGAGAAAATCGCTGAAATACAAAAAGACCTGCCGATGCTTCAGGAAGTGGTTAACGGTACTTGGGCTAAGGAAAGTCGATTGAGTGAGCTTAAAACGGAACTGGCTGCCGTAGAAAGAAAGATACAGCTATCTATTACGCCGGAAACCAAACAAGATGCTTCGGAGCAGGCAGAAAAGCAGAATGAAGCCCCAAAGGTGCAGGAAAGCATTATACGGACAAAAGGCGTTCATTCACCTCGTGGCGTATTATAA
- a CDS encoding multicopper oxidase family protein, which translates to MNRYNKIPIRILQTVLILLCTQTLFAQKVVRYELYVKDTLVNYAGKEKRAIAVNGQIPMPTLTFTEGDTAEIVVHNQLKESTSLHWHGVFLPNKEDGVPWLTQKPIAPGTTYTYRFPIIQHGTHWYHSHSGLQEQIGMYGSFIMKKRSDDKTFRQGIDDLPTVPIILSEWTNLNPDNINRMLHNANDWAAIKKEATQSYVEAIKEGKFGVKVKNEWKRMLAMDVSDVYYDKVLINGSHSTDLKTIDGKKLKAGDKVRLRVSNGGASSYFWLRYAGGKITVVASDGNDVEPVEVDRLIIAVSETYDIVVTIPQDGLAYEFLATTEDRTQSASLFIGDGVKQLISPLPRLKYFEGMKMMNDMMKMNGDLDDMGMKMSLNQMDMNVVMYPEITGDATKKADHSKHEGMDMDNDANRYNANALGDIKTLNYAMLQSPYNTSLPNDAPVKELKFTLTGNMNRYVWSMDNKILSETDKIPVKKGEILRITIYNNSMMRHPMHLHGFDFRVINGKGEKSPLKNVLDIMPMETDTIEFLANEEGDWFFHCHILYHMMAGMNRVFEVGDYKNPYLPDKAKAYKELQRESNMPHFMIENDFATNGNDGGAMLQNARWSLGTEWRLGYNSMHGYEVETHLGRYIGKMQWFMPFVGFDYRYRKMGEDEHEKNIFGQTNKKDTRRAFSLGFMYTLPMLVNFQAEVYHDGIVRLQLMREDIPISKRLRGGFMVNTDLEYMGELRYIINKNIGIRTHYDSDMGFGVGLALTY; encoded by the coding sequence ATGAACAGATATAATAAAATACCTATAAGAATTTTGCAAACAGTGCTGATACTGCTTTGCACACAAACATTATTCGCACAGAAAGTAGTGCGTTACGAATTGTATGTAAAAGACACATTGGTAAACTATGCCGGGAAAGAAAAAAGAGCCATTGCCGTAAACGGGCAAATCCCCATGCCCACCCTTACCTTTACCGAGGGCGACACTGCCGAAATAGTGGTGCACAACCAATTGAAAGAAAGCACATCACTTCACTGGCATGGTGTGTTCCTGCCCAATAAAGAAGACGGTGTGCCCTGGCTTACACAAAAACCCATCGCACCGGGCACAACCTACACCTACCGTTTTCCGATTATCCAGCATGGTACGCACTGGTACCATTCCCACTCAGGATTGCAGGAGCAGATTGGCATGTACGGAAGTTTTATCATGAAGAAAAGAAGCGATGATAAGACATTCAGACAAGGAATTGACGATTTGCCGACCGTTCCAATTATATTAAGTGAGTGGACAAATCTTAACCCCGACAACATTAACAGGATGCTGCATAATGCCAACGATTGGGCTGCTATCAAAAAAGAGGCTACACAATCATACGTTGAAGCGATTAAAGAAGGGAAATTTGGAGTGAAAGTAAAGAATGAATGGAAGCGAATGCTGGCAATGGATGTTAGTGATGTTTACTATGATAAAGTCCTAATAAATGGTAGCCATAGCACCGATTTGAAAACAATTGATGGTAAAAAGCTAAAAGCAGGCGACAAAGTAAGATTGCGTGTTTCCAATGGAGGGGCGTCTTCATATTTCTGGCTAAGGTATGCTGGAGGAAAAATTACAGTAGTAGCGAGTGATGGGAATGATGTTGAGCCTGTAGAGGTGGACAGGTTAATCATTGCCGTTTCTGAAACTTACGATATTGTAGTGACTATCCCTCAAGATGGTTTGGCTTACGAGTTCTTAGCAACAACCGAAGACAGGACACAATCTGCGAGTTTATTTATAGGTGATGGGGTCAAACAGCTTATTTCCCCGCTCCCACGATTGAAGTATTTCGAGGGGATGAAGATGATGAACGATATGATGAAAATGAATGGCGATTTGGACGATATGGGCATGAAGATGAGCCTTAACCAAATGGACATGAATGTAGTGATGTATCCCGAAATTACCGGAGATGCAACAAAAAAAGCAGACCACAGTAAGCATGAGGGTATGGACATGGATAACGACGCTAACCGTTACAACGCTAATGCCTTGGGGGACATCAAAACATTAAATTATGCTATGTTGCAATCGCCTTATAACACCTCTCTTCCAAATGATGCGCCTGTAAAAGAGTTGAAATTCACACTTACTGGCAACATGAACCGCTATGTATGGAGCATGGATAATAAAATACTTTCGGAAACTGACAAAATACCTGTAAAAAAAGGAGAAATATTACGGATTACCATCTATAACAATTCCATGATGCGTCATCCCATGCACCTCCACGGATTTGATTTTAGGGTTATTAACGGTAAGGGAGAAAAATCGCCTTTGAAAAATGTATTGGACATTATGCCGATGGAAACGGATACAATAGAGTTTTTAGCAAATGAGGAAGGTGATTGGTTTTTCCATTGCCATATTCTTTATCATATGATGGCAGGAATGAACAGGGTGTTTGAAGTTGGAGATTACAAAAATCCCTATTTACCCGATAAAGCAAAAGCCTATAAAGAACTGCAAAGGGAAAGCAATATGCCTCACTTTATGATTGAAAACGACTTTGCAACGAATGGAAATGACGGTGGAGCGATGTTGCAAAATGCAAGATGGTCATTAGGTACAGAATGGCGTTTAGGCTATAATAGTATGCACGGTTATGAAGTAGAAACCCATTTAGGTAGATACATTGGAAAAATGCAATGGTTCATGCCCTTTGTAGGTTTTGATTACCGCTACCGTAAAATGGGAGAAGATGAACACGAAAAGAACATATTTGGACAAACCAACAAGAAAGACACCCGCAGGGCGTTCAGTTTAGGGTTTATGTATACATTGCCTATGCTGGTCAATTTTCAGGCAGAAGTATATCACGACGGTATTGTGAGATTGCAGTTAATGCGTGAAGATATACCAATTTCAAAAAGACTAAGAGGTGGTTTTATGGTGAATACCGACTTAGAGTATATGGGAGAACTTAGGTATATCATTAATAAGAATATAGGTATACGTACCCACTATGATAGCGATATGGGCTTTGGTGTGGGGCTGGCATTGACTTATTAA
- a CDS encoding DUF3347 domain-containing protein, with translation MKNLTLSIIAVIMAFVTVSCNQASNKNEQSSSDTAVVSQEQSASQPKEDDTVAAPVVSETPSGQEAKATGKEEAKNFSIAPIVTDYLSLKNALVSDDDKAAASSGKKLLATLNKVDMKAVPADKHKKYMDIADDAKEHAEHIGENVGNIHHQREHLASLGEDLKDLIDLFGTSQTLYQDHCPMFNDGKGAVWFSENKEIKNPYYGSKMLTCGKVEKTINSK, from the coding sequence ATGAAAAATCTAACATTATCAATCATTGCTGTTATCATGGCATTTGTAACAGTATCATGCAATCAGGCATCCAACAAAAACGAGCAGTCTTCAAGTGATACTGCTGTTGTATCACAAGAACAGTCAGCTTCCCAACCAAAAGAGGATGATACGGTAGCTGCGCCCGTTGTGAGTGAAACTCCGAGCGGTCAGGAAGCAAAAGCAACAGGAAAAGAAGAAGCAAAAAACTTTTCTATTGCGCCCATAGTTACCGATTATCTGTCCTTAAAGAACGCCCTTGTTTCGGACGATGACAAAGCTGCCGCCAGTTCAGGGAAAAAGCTGTTAGCTACCCTGAATAAAGTGGACATGAAAGCCGTTCCTGCCGATAAGCACAAAAAGTACATGGACATAGCGGACGATGCTAAAGAACACGCAGAACATATCGGGGAAAATGTCGGCAACATCCACCACCAGCGGGAACATTTGGCCTCGCTTGGCGAAGATTTGAAAGACCTGATTGATTTGTTCGGTACATCGCAAACATTGTATCAGGACCATTGCCCGATGTTCAATGACGGTAAGGGTGCTGTTTGGTTCAGCGAAAACAAGGAAATCAAAAACCCTTACTACGGTTCTAAAATGCTGACCTGCGGTAAGGTGGAAAAAACAATTAACAGCAAATAA
- a CDS encoding DUF305 domain-containing protein produces MQNNHNAGHASEHGTHNPKHASGMYKRFAVMAVAMFAVMYFIMYAMIDEWQNLIPNINNLYMTLLMTSAMLLIELAIMKVMYPNRKMNWAIAIISVAVGIFSWFGIREQINVGDKQFAKGMIPHHAAAILMSEKAHLTDPELIELQKNILKTQAEEIELMKRKLKEFEESK; encoded by the coding sequence ATGCAAAACAATCACAATGCGGGTCATGCCTCGGAGCATGGCACGCACAATCCAAAACATGCTTCGGGCATGTACAAACGCTTTGCGGTGATGGCTGTCGCCATGTTCGCAGTGATGTATTTTATCATGTACGCCATGATTGACGAGTGGCAGAACCTGATACCCAATATCAATAACCTGTACATGACCCTGCTGATGACCTCGGCAATGCTGCTTATCGAATTAGCGATAATGAAAGTGATGTACCCCAACAGGAAGATGAATTGGGCGATAGCCATCATCTCGGTTGCCGTTGGCATCTTTTCATGGTTTGGTATCAGGGAACAAATCAATGTCGGGGACAAGCAGTTTGCAAAGGGTATGATACCCCATCACGCAGCAGCCATATTGATGTCCGAAAAGGCACACCTGACCGACCCGGAACTGATAGAGCTGCAAAAAAACATACTTAAAACCCAAGCGGAAGAAATTGAACTGATGAAGCGCAAGCTAAAAGAGTTTGAAGAAAGTAAATAA
- a CDS encoding heme-binding domain-containing protein, whose translation MTIKKKIILGLAVVLIAIQFFQPLRNQAVEVPATHIERVYTVPQNVKAILVQSCYDCHSNNTHYPWYSRIQPGAWYMAEHIKKGKEELNFSEFGDYSVRRQRNKFRAMAGQVKDGEMPLSSYTLIHRNAVLSPEDKQVLIAWFSTMEDSIK comes from the coding sequence ATGACCATAAAGAAGAAAATCATATTGGGGCTGGCTGTCGTCCTGATTGCCATACAGTTCTTTCAGCCCTTACGGAACCAGGCGGTTGAAGTGCCAGCCACCCATATCGAAAGGGTGTACACCGTACCCCAAAATGTAAAGGCTATCCTTGTTCAGTCCTGTTATGACTGCCATAGCAACAATACCCATTATCCGTGGTACAGCCGTATCCAGCCCGGCGCATGGTACATGGCAGAGCATATAAAAAAGGGGAAAGAGGAACTCAACTTTAGCGAATTTGGCGACTATTCTGTCCGCAGGCAGCGAAACAAGTTCAGGGCTATGGCCGGGCAGGTTAAGGACGGGGAAATGCCGTTGTCATCATACACACTAATTCATCGCAATGCAGTATTGTCACCGGAGGATAAGCAGGTTTTGATAGCGTGGTTTAGCACAATGGAAGACAGCATTAAATAA
- a CDS encoding RteC domain-containing protein: MDKFYNETYLKLETAIQELEIETDCPIKRIEAVIHHIIQSLADLKDFVLKNDFKNMEEEIHFFKYQKPVIVSKLIYYNAIYKIETRRPYGNKRTKKYFTKELKKLKRFFENNLDFYKYYRSNNSFVDEKFFVRGKHDIRLWLDTFYFEADHRFSTSHDYKVAKIIANDLIQVYLEDRLNNINVKRGSDNSLKWTASKTALTELIYALYSHGVFNNGNTDIKLIAKTFEEAFNIELGDFYHTFMELKARKINRTKFLDSLCEALIKKMDEKDEK; encoded by the coding sequence ATGGATAAATTTTACAATGAAACATATCTTAAATTGGAAACTGCAATCCAGGAACTGGAGATTGAAACCGACTGCCCCATAAAAAGAATTGAAGCCGTTATACACCATATCATACAAAGCCTTGCCGACTTAAAGGACTTTGTACTGAAAAATGACTTTAAGAATATGGAAGAAGAAATCCATTTTTTCAAGTATCAGAAACCTGTTATTGTTTCAAAGCTCATCTACTACAATGCCATCTATAAAATCGAAACAAGAAGACCCTACGGGAACAAGCGTACCAAGAAATATTTTACCAAAGAACTGAAAAAGCTAAAAAGGTTCTTTGAAAACAACCTTGATTTTTACAAGTATTACCGCAGCAATAATTCTTTCGTTGACGAAAAATTCTTTGTGCGTGGCAAGCACGATATAAGGCTGTGGTTAGACACATTTTATTTTGAAGCAGACCATCGTTTTTCTACTTCACACGATTATAAGGTTGCCAAGATTATTGCCAATGACCTGATACAAGTTTATTTGGAAGACAGGCTCAATAACATCAATGTGAAAAGGGGGTCGGACAATTCATTGAAATGGACGGCAAGTAAAACGGCACTGACGGAACTCATATATGCACTGTACTCCCACGGTGTATTTAACAATGGGAATACAGACATAAAATTGATAGCTAAAACTTTTGAAGAAGCCTTTAATATTGAGTTAGGCGATTTTTACCACACGTTTATGGAACTGAAAGCCCGTAAGATAAACCGAACCAAATTCCTTGACAGCCTGTGTGAAGCCCTAATAAAAAAAATGGACGAAAAGGACGAAAAGTAA